One Mastomys coucha isolate ucsf_1 unplaced genomic scaffold, UCSF_Mcou_1 pScaffold10, whole genome shotgun sequence DNA segment encodes these proteins:
- the Abhd6 gene encoding monoacylglycerol lipase ABHD6 yields MDLDVVNMFVIAGGTLAIPILAFVASFLLWPSALIRIYYWYWRRTLGMQVRYAHHEDYQFCYSFRGRPGHKPSILMLHGFSAHKDMWLSVVKFLPKNLHLVCVDMPGHEGTTRSSLDDLSIVGQVKRIHQFVECLKLNKKPFHLIGTSMGGHVAGVYAAHYPSDVCSLSLVCPAGLQYSTDNRFVQRLKELEDSAATHKIPLIPSTPEEMSEMLQLCSYVRFKVPQQILQGLVDVRIPHNSFYRKLFLEIVNEKSRYSLHENMDKIKVPTQIIWGKQDQVLDVSGADILAKSITNSQVEVLENCGHSVVMERPRKTAKLIVDFLASVHNTDNNKKLN; encoded by the exons ATGGATCTCGATGTGGTTAACATGTTTGTGATTGCGGGTGGGACCCTGGCCATCCCAATTCTGGCATTCGTCGCTTCTTTCCTCCTGTGGCCTTCAGCGCTGATAAGAATCTATTACTG GTACTGGCGGAGGACACTGGGCATGCAAGTCCGCTATGCACACCATGAGGACTATCAGTTCTGTTACTCCTTCCGGGGCAGGCCAGGACACAAGCCATCCATCCTTATGCTCCATGGATTCTCTGCACACAAGGATATGTGGCTCAGCGTGGTCAAG TTCCTTCCAAAGAACCTGCACTTGGTCTGTGTGGACATGCCTGGACATGAAGGTACCACCCGCTCCTCCCTGGATGACCTGTCCATAGTTGGGCAAGTTAAAAGGATACATCAG TTTGTAGAATGCCTTAAGCTGAACAAAAAGCCCTTTCACCTCATAGGCACCTCCATGGGTGGCCACGTGGCTGGGGTCTATGCTGCTCACTACCCCTCTGATGTCTGCAGCCTGTCTCTCGTGTGTCCCGCTG GCCTGCAGTATTCAACTGACAATCGTTTTGTACAACGGCTCAAAGAGCTGGAGGATTCAGCTGCCACTCATAAGATTCCCTTGATCCCATCCACCCCGGAAGAGATGAGTGAGATGCTCCAGCTCTGCTCATATGTCCGCTTCAAGGTGCCCCAGCAG ATCCTTCAAGGCCTTGTTGATGTTCGCATCCCTCATAACAGCTTTTACCGGAAAC TGTTTTTGGAAATCGTCAATGAGAAATCCAGATACTCTCTGCATGAGAACATGGACAAGATCAAGGTCCCAACACAGATCATTTGGGGAAAACAAGACCAG GTGCTTGATGTATCTGGGGCAGACATATTAGCCAAGTCAATCACTAACTCCCAGGTAGAGGTTCTGGAAAACTGTGGCCATTCCGTGGTGATGGAGAGACCGAGGAAGACAGCCAAGCTCATAGTCGACTTTTTAGCTTCTGTGCATAACACAGACAACAACAAGAAGCTGAACTGA